GTCGGAGAAATCAAGGTAGTTCGAGAGCTGTTTCTGAAGACACCGGGCATTGTGGTCAATCTGTTCCCGCGTAAGAATGCGCCTCATCTCTGTTTTGCCGCTCGGGTCACCGATCAGGGCGGTCCCCCCGCCAACCAGGGCAATCGGTCTATGCCCCGCCTTCTGCATGTGAGTCAGAGACATAATGGGCAGGAGATGGCCGACGTGCAGGCTGGGCGCCGTTGGATCGAACCCGATATAGCAGGTCACCTTTGCGTTCCGTAACAGATCTTTGATCGCATCCTCATCTGTGATCTGCTCGATGAAACCCCTTTCCCTCAAGATATCGAACGCGTTTTTCAAATCAGACCTCGCTCCGTTTTTTCTTCCAGCTTCACACTTATTCTCATGATACTTCTGCTTTTTCCCGTTTCTTCGTCGACATCGAGGACCACGCCCTGCATGCGGATATCCCGTTTGGCGACGTCGAAACGGTTGGGTATCTGACTCAGAAAGCGGTCCAGGACAGCGGGGGTTTTGATGCCGATAACCGAGTCGAAAGGCCCCGTCATGCCGACATCGGTAATGTAGGCGGTTCCACCGGGAAGCACCTCGTTATCCGCCGTTTGCACGTGCGTATGGGTCCCCAAAACCGCCGTGACCTGGCCATCCAGAAACCAGCCCAGGGCCCTTTTCTCCGAGGTCGCTTCGGCGTGCATATCCACAATGACGATTCCGGCTCGGCCCTTCAATTTTTCTGTTTCTTCCTTTGCTTTTTTGAAAGGACAATCGAGGGAGCGCATGAACACCCGCCCTTCAAGATTGATGACCCCCACGGGGTCTCCCGTCACGGCGGAAAGGACCGTGCTTCCGTAACCCGGATTCATGCCCGGATAATTGGCGGGACGTAATAAGTTTTCATAATCATCTATAAAATCCATGACCTCCTTCTTGTCCCATATATGGTTTCCCGAGGTCAGGACATCGATATCGTACCGGAGCAACTCATCGACAATATCCCGGGTCACGCCAAATCCGGAAGCGGCGTTCTCACAGTTGGCAATGACGAAGTCAATATCGTGATCCTTCACCGCCTTCGGAAGAAGCTCTCTCACAGCCCGGCGTCCCGGCTTGCCCATAATGTCGCCGATAAAAAGTATTTTCATGATGACCCCCACACAGGCCGCTCCCGCCAATGCCTATTTCGCATAATCGGATACCCGTGTTTCACGAATCACGGTCACCTTGATCTGTCCCGGATACGTCAGGTCTTCCTCGATCTTTTTGATGATATCCCGACACAGCATCACCGCGTCGTTGTCGGATATCTTCTCGTTCTCCACAAGGATACGGATTTCCCTTCCCGCCTGGATCGCGAAGCATTTATCCACACCGTTGAACGATTTGGCGATGGTTTCGAGTTCCTCCAGACGCTTCACGTACGATTCCAGCATTTCCCTTCTCGCACCCGGACGCGCGGCGGACAGGGTATCGGCGGCCTGGACGAGGACACCCAGGAGCGTGTTGGTTCTACCGTCGTCATGATGGGTGGCGATCGCCTGGACAATGCGGGGGTTTTCACCAAATCGCCGCGCAAAGTCGGCGCCGATGGCCGCATGGGTTCCTTCTATTTTATGGTCCACGGCCTTGCCGATGTCATGAAGCAAGCCCGCCCGTTTGGCTTCCTTCACGTTCATCTTCATCTCCGCCGCCATCATGCCCGTCAAATAGGCGACATCGACGGAATGCTGGAGAACGTTCTGGGAAAAACTGGTCCGGTATCTAAGACTGCCCAGGAGGTATATGATTTCGGGATGGATGTCGTGAACCCCCACATCGAAGGAAGTTCGTTCACCGGTTTCACGGATGATCGTGTCCACCTCGGTTCGCACTTTTTTGACGATCTCTTCGATGCGTCCCGGGTGAATCCGGCCGTCCGTAATCAGCCGTTCAAGAGAGAGGCGAGCCACTTCACGACGGATGGGGTCAAAACTGGAAAGGACCACCGCTTCCGGGGTGTCATCCACGATGAGGTCGATCCCCGTAGCCGCTTCGATGGCCCGAATATTCCGCCCTTCCCGGCCGATGATACGTCCCTTCATTTCATCGTTCGGCAGGGTCACGACCGACACGGTATTTTCCGAAACATGATCACTCGCATATCGCTGGACGGCATAGGCAATAATTTCACGCGACTTCTTTTCCGCCGTATTCTTCGCTTCATCCTCAATTTTGCGTACAAAGGCGGCCGCATCTTTTTTGGCGTCGCTTTCAACAGCCTGAATCAGTTGTTTCTTGGCCTCCTCCGAGGAGAGTCCGGCAATTTTCTCAAGATTTTCCTTCTGCCGGCCGATCAGACGTGTCAGTTCGTCATTCTTTTCCGCCGCTTGAGCCTCTTTTCCGGCAATACCCTTTTCCCGCCCATCGAGGCTTGCCTCCCTCTGGGCAACGGCCTCTGTCTTTTTATCGAGGAGTTCTTCCCTGGAACGGAGTTTTTTCTCGAGATTTTCGAATTCCGTCTTGCTCTCCCTGGCCTCTCTTTCAAATTCCGTTTTCGACCGAAAGAGGTCTTCCTTGGCCTGAAGAACCGCTTCCTTGCGTATCGTTTCCGCCTCTTTTTTGGCTTCGTCCACAATCCGGTCAGCCAGACTTTCGGAAGACTCCAGTTTCTTTTTGGCCAGCCTTACCTGAAAGAGATAACCCAGAACCACACCGATAGCGATGGATCCCAGAATAATCAATATAATCAACCCGTTATTCAACAATATCTGTACACCTCCCTTCGGGGTTCGCCCCGGCTAAACAGGAGAATTGAAACGATATTCAGGGATGGCATGTAAAATGGTGAGGAATATTTTTGTGGGACGGCCTTGGACCGGCAAATTAATAACCCCCGCCGATGCCGTGTCAACCACCTTTTTTGAACCTTGGGACCAAGTGGGTGCCCCTTGTCTTCGCTTCAGGCTTTCCGCGATCCCTAACGGGATTCAAGCGGACATGCACACGGCAAAAACGAAAAGGCTCCCGGTTCTAAGGTGTTGGCTCAAAAAACGAATGTCAATCACGCACATCGCAGGGGAATAGCTTATTTTTGATTAATTCGGTCAATCAGATCTATCAGTTCCTGGGTCTTTTTTTCCAGTTGCTCACTAATCAGTTTGTTTTCTCCTCTTGCTTTAAACAACTCGCCTGCAATATTCAAGGCAGCTAAAACCGCTATCGCCAAGGTATTCGGATTCTGTCCCCCCTTGCTGACTTCATCTACCTTGTCGTTCACATACTGGACAACCCCTGCAACAGCCTTCTCATCCGAATCACTTAATACCGTTAACTTCTGCCCCAGTATCTCGATATGAAAGCTTCTCTTCAATAAGAAAACCCCAAGATTTATTGAGCCGCATTAATATCCTGAAGCAAATCCAAAAGCGAATCCACCTTCGACCGTATCGTGTCTTTTTCCTCGTTCAATCCCCTTATTTTGTTGTAGGTCTCCTGTAACTCCAAATCCTTGTTTTTTAATACTTCCTCTAGTCTTTCGTACTTCGTCCTCAATTCCGCATAAGCTGAAACAATATTTCTAATCTTTTCTTCAAGATCCTTGAACCCCGGTATCTCCACTGTCATTTTCCACCTCTTCCGAAGATCTGGCGCCCTCTACGACGCGGGGTTGATTATGCCCAGAGCGCCGGTAAAAGTCAAGGCATTATTTCCCTGTGCTATTTCGGCAAGTTATCGTTTTCAGACAGGTATAAATCGAAGGCTTCCCACATCCTCCCGGCGGACGTCATGACCGACGCCGCATGGCGGAAACGCGCGCCGCCGCGCAGTCCTTTCGTGTACCACAGCAGATGCTTACGGA
This genomic window from Deltaproteobacteria bacterium contains:
- a CDS encoding TIGR00282 family metallophosphoesterase, producing the protein MKILFIGDIMGKPGRRAVRELLPKAVKDHDIDFVIANCENAASGFGVTRDIVDELLRYDIDVLTSGNHIWDKKEVMDFIDDYENLLRPANYPGMNPGYGSTVLSAVTGDPVGVINLEGRVFMRSLDCPFKKAKEETEKLKGRAGIVIVDMHAEATSEKRALGWFLDGQVTAVLGTHTHVQTADNEVLPGGTAYITDVGMTGPFDSVIGIKTPAVLDRFLSQIPNRFDVAKRDIRMQGVVLDVDEETGKSRSIMRISVKLEEKTERGLI
- the rny gene encoding ribonuclease Y is translated as MNNGLIILIILGSIAIGVVLGYLFQVRLAKKKLESSESLADRIVDEAKKEAETIRKEAVLQAKEDLFRSKTEFEREARESKTEFENLEKKLRSREELLDKKTEAVAQREASLDGREKGIAGKEAQAAEKNDELTRLIGRQKENLEKIAGLSSEEAKKQLIQAVESDAKKDAAAFVRKIEDEAKNTAEKKSREIIAYAVQRYASDHVSENTVSVVTLPNDEMKGRIIGREGRNIRAIEAATGIDLIVDDTPEAVVLSSFDPIRREVARLSLERLITDGRIHPGRIEEIVKKVRTEVDTIIRETGERTSFDVGVHDIHPEIIYLLGSLRYRTSFSQNVLQHSVDVAYLTGMMAAEMKMNVKEAKRAGLLHDIGKAVDHKIEGTHAAIGADFARRFGENPRIVQAIATHHDDGRTNTLLGVLVQAADTLSAARPGARREMLESYVKRLEELETIAKSFNGVDKCFAIQAGREIRILVENEKISDNDAVMLCRDIIKKIEEDLTYPGQIKVTVIRETRVSDYAK
- a CDS encoding cell division protein ZapA; its protein translation is MKRSFHIEILGQKLTVLSDSDEKAVAGVVQYVNDKVDEVSKGGQNPNTLAIAVLAALNIAGELFKARGENKLISEQLEKKTQELIDLIDRINQK
- the zapB gene encoding cell division protein ZapB, whose translation is MTVEIPGFKDLEEKIRNIVSAYAELRTKYERLEEVLKNKDLELQETYNKIRGLNEEKDTIRSKVDSLLDLLQDINAAQ